A part of Melittangium boletus DSM 14713 genomic DNA contains:
- a CDS encoding UPF0489 family protein, with protein MEGAQPTLPPISMDDSHLHLRLAGVIRLALGGGRGPTDAYVFDPHRLALPAWACALGVEGSPALLVTLDRHLDLVPPVAPAAVPDRSAGLRALDEHARWSLDVRNYDHVLAAMEAGLVGDALVLARTKPRGTTTADTYVDTRGRTHRLVVVPTVDRAAEAYHQPAPGDRVRDVLEAAERVLLDVDLDCFTSLSDADPMTVLPWPLDVIREYLLPPGSEPFWDAVLGRCVALTLAREPHHCGGLLASGRLFQDVAQVLFREVLRTEPP; from the coding sequence ATGGAAGGCGCGCAGCCTACACTCCCGCCCATCTCCATGGACGACTCCCACCTTCACCTGCGGCTCGCGGGCGTCATCCGGCTGGCGCTCGGTGGCGGACGGGGACCCACGGACGCCTACGTGTTCGATCCCCACCGGCTCGCACTCCCCGCGTGGGCGTGTGCCCTGGGCGTGGAAGGCTCTCCGGCCCTGCTGGTGACGTTGGATCGGCACCTGGACCTCGTCCCCCCCGTGGCCCCGGCGGCCGTGCCCGACCGCTCCGCGGGGCTGCGCGCCCTGGACGAGCACGCGCGCTGGAGCCTGGACGTGCGCAACTATGACCATGTGCTCGCCGCCATGGAGGCGGGGCTCGTGGGTGACGCGCTGGTGCTCGCCCGGACGAAACCCCGGGGCACGACCACGGCGGACACGTACGTGGACACCCGCGGGCGCACGCACCGGCTGGTGGTGGTGCCCACCGTGGACCGGGCGGCCGAGGCCTACCACCAACCCGCTCCCGGAGACCGGGTCCGGGACGTGCTCGAGGCCGCCGAGCGCGTGCTCCTGGACGTGGACCTGGACTGCTTCACCAGCCTGAGCGACGCGGATCCCATGACGGTGCTGCCCTGGCCGCTGGACGTCATCCGGGAGTACCTGCTCCCACCTGGCAGCGAGCCCTTCTGGGACGCCGTGCTGGGCAGGTGTGTCGCGCTCACCCTCGCCCGGGAGCCGCACCACTGTGGCGGGCTGCTCGCCTCGGGACGGCTCTTCCAGGACGTGGCGCAGGTCCTCTTCCGCGAGGTGCTCCGTACGGAGCCCCCCTGA
- a CDS encoding methyl-accepting chemotaxis protein — MNGAQPQTVLPPHLARRVFLLVALGVILSSPLASMLVALSLGLTASEMGWSMRYLSLPIFLGVGLLFPWVSIHRLLRWGFATHEAEPAEQRLLRLQKLPWWLAFLGTQVPYMLGGALLIAPLVVHFHKHPLLLVLQLIVASTVGQALSLPVALKLEQMLMPFVLEQREHVRTRVRGRGPAWMRMRWYLPYTFAGLLLSTLLLGGMALMVQTAELRDIQAQTILQDPSLDPAQAQLIAQHLRAFGDTLLSRMTLPLLMMGLFVLAIPTFSAWLLARRQERATEALQQAIERLAQGAPEAPGWASTDELGDVSMEMSLALNRLQEIPTRLQASASLLLAASTGLGTASTQQRERIAEQASILQEAQLTSEEIRTTSELASHKAESVLSVAGHAEQLGQYGEEALERTLTGLNTIRDFVDGIRGKVLRLQESATQIAHIAVTVKDLADQSHLLALNASIEAARAGDQGAGFAVVASEIRKLADQTIRENALIRKSLLDIGTAIRDVVSMSEQGALQVQGGLERVKTSGNNLREMSLIIQENAAAVRQIAVAVNHQNTGISHIFNAIAHLSSGMDETMKRLDTTLQATETLQAVTREVTEIAQRYQLNR; from the coding sequence ATGAACGGCGCCCAACCCCAGACGGTCCTTCCCCCCCACCTCGCCCGCCGGGTGTTCCTCCTCGTCGCACTGGGGGTCATCCTCTCCTCCCCGCTCGCCTCCATGCTGGTCGCGCTGTCGCTCGGACTGACGGCCTCCGAGATGGGCTGGAGCATGCGCTATCTGTCCCTGCCCATCTTCCTGGGCGTGGGCCTGCTGTTCCCCTGGGTGAGCATCCACCGATTGCTGCGCTGGGGCTTCGCCACCCACGAGGCGGAGCCCGCCGAGCAACGGCTGCTGCGCCTGCAGAAGCTGCCCTGGTGGCTCGCGTTCCTGGGCACCCAGGTGCCCTACATGCTCGGCGGCGCCCTGCTCATCGCGCCCCTCGTCGTGCACTTCCACAAACATCCCCTCCTGCTGGTGCTTCAGCTCATCGTCGCCAGCACCGTGGGCCAGGCCCTGTCGCTGCCCGTGGCCCTCAAGCTCGAGCAGATGCTGATGCCCTTCGTGCTCGAGCAGCGGGAGCACGTCCGCACGCGCGTGCGCGGCCGCGGCCCCGCCTGGATGCGGATGCGCTGGTACCTGCCCTACACGTTCGCCGGCCTGCTGCTGAGCACCTTGCTGCTGGGGGGCATGGCGCTCATGGTGCAGACCGCCGAGCTGCGAGATATCCAGGCCCAGACCATCCTCCAGGATCCATCGCTCGATCCGGCCCAGGCCCAGCTCATCGCCCAGCACCTGCGGGCCTTCGGCGACACCCTCCTGTCCCGGATGACCCTGCCCCTGCTCATGATGGGGTTGTTCGTCCTGGCGATTCCCACCTTCTCCGCCTGGCTGCTGGCACGCCGGCAGGAGCGGGCCACCGAGGCACTCCAGCAAGCCATCGAACGGCTCGCCCAGGGCGCGCCCGAGGCCCCCGGCTGGGCCTCCACCGACGAGCTCGGCGATGTGTCCATGGAGATGTCCCTGGCGCTCAACCGGTTGCAGGAAATCCCCACCCGGCTCCAGGCGTCCGCCAGCCTGTTGCTCGCCGCGAGCACGGGGCTCGGGACCGCCAGCACCCAACAGCGCGAGCGCATCGCCGAACAGGCCTCCATCCTCCAGGAGGCCCAGCTCACCTCCGAGGAGATCCGCACCACCTCCGAGCTCGCCTCCCACAAGGCCGAAAGCGTGCTCAGCGTGGCGGGCCACGCCGAACAGCTCGGTCAGTACGGAGAGGAAGCCCTCGAGCGGACCCTGACGGGCCTGAACACCATCCGCGACTTCGTGGATGGCATCCGCGGCAAGGTGCTCCGGCTCCAGGAGAGCGCCACCCAGATCGCCCACATCGCCGTCACGGTGAAGGACCTGGCCGACCAGTCCCACCTGCTCGCGCTCAACGCGTCCATCGAGGCGGCGCGCGCGGGAGACCAGGGCGCGGGCTTCGCCGTGGTCGCGAGCGAAATCCGCAAGCTGGCTGATCAAACCATCCGGGAGAACGCCCTCATCCGCAAGAGCCTGCTCGACATCGGCACCGCCATCCGCGACGTGGTCTCCATGAGCGAGCAGGGCGCGCTCCAGGTGCAGGGCGGCCTCGAGCGCGTGAAGACCTCGGGCAACAACCTGCGCGAGATGTCGCTCATCATCCAGGAGAACGCCGCGGCGGTGCGGCAGATCGCCGTCGCGGTGAACCACCAGAACACGGGCATCTCGCACATCTTCAACGCCATCGCCCACCTCTCCTCCGGCATGGACGAGACGATGAAGCGCCTGGACACCACGCTGCAGGCCACCGAGACGCTCCAGGCCGTCACCCGCGAGGTGACGGAGATCGCCCAGCGCTACCAGCTCAACCGCTAG
- a CDS encoding DUF4166 domain-containing protein: protein MRAPETSLYARLLGADWERLPELVRRMHVEGRARGHFTIRRGPGLLAALVGWLCRFPPAGEDIPTRLVVQREGEGQRWERAFGPHALATRQHVWPGQRLVEWLGPVACVFHLRPEGPGLRYEQVGAWLRLGPWNLPLPRLLSPRIEAWVTAESPEGMRVQVRIGAALVGALLSYEGRISPEEAP from the coding sequence ATGAGGGCTCCCGAGACGTCGCTCTATGCCCGGCTGCTGGGCGCGGACTGGGAGCGGCTGCCCGAGCTGGTGCGCCGGATGCACGTCGAGGGGCGCGCCCGCGGACACTTCACCATCCGCCGCGGCCCGGGGCTCCTGGCGGCCCTGGTGGGTTGGCTCTGCCGCTTTCCCCCCGCGGGTGAGGACATCCCCACCCGGCTCGTCGTCCAGCGCGAGGGCGAGGGTCAGCGCTGGGAGCGGGCCTTCGGTCCGCATGCGCTCGCCACGCGCCAGCACGTGTGGCCCGGGCAACGGCTGGTGGAATGGCTCGGTCCCGTGGCGTGTGTCTTCCACCTGCGCCCCGAGGGCCCGGGCCTGCGCTACGAACAGGTGGGCGCGTGGTTGCGGCTCGGCCCGTGGAACCTGCCCCTGCCCCGCCTGCTCTCGCCCCGCATCGAGGCCTGGGTGACGGCCGAGTCCCCCGAGGGCATGCGCGTCCAGGTGCGCATCGGCGCGGCGCTGGTGGGGGCGCTGTTGTCCTACGAAGGCCGGATCTCCCCCGAGGAGGCCCCATGA
- a CDS encoding BamA/TamA family outer membrane protein: MPPVWFALLAAPLLAANPSPPVTGYEDALVRWGLEQRGLVLEPEPEGKPLASVEVVSEDVVADSDPYPSLLNVFHVRTREHVIRREVLLEEGAAYSSALALETARNLRRLGIFAVVRVLAVRGPAPGTVSLLIVTKDLWSLRLNQDVQLVGPLVQSLRLQGTEQNFLGLNKKVALDFLLRRDSLTLGQSYVDPRLLGSRWSLTESASLIFARSGEPEGSKGSVLVSRPFFSLSTPWSFQVQGAWRVQPVRVFRGADVWQLPYPSGGTVPYVYDAEELSGSSLYLRSWGSRFKVDAGGGVGAYHRRYEAPRDSGLDEAQRTWLRDTLLPRSENATYVLAYARLWDTRYEVMRDVDSYALSEDFQVGHYLTATARYAPALLSSASTFAEVAVTARYRARLGDALTTLAAAASVRQWLGGEARGQWTNRRWAAEAQQVSPKVLGGRFVARALLDFNRDDLNERVLLLGGGNGLRGASPEAYSGKRLALLNLEYRTRPLVFYTVHLGGVLFYDAGSAFDEAPSLVHSVGVGLRLLFPQFNTYPFRLDFGYVLNGDRPPVSGRFSFSGGQVTEFRPAFLDSPL; encoded by the coding sequence ATGCCGCCCGTCTGGTTCGCCCTGCTCGCCGCGCCCCTGCTGGCGGCGAACCCGTCCCCTCCCGTGACGGGCTATGAGGACGCGCTTGTCCGCTGGGGGCTCGAGCAGCGAGGCCTCGTGCTCGAGCCCGAGCCCGAGGGCAAACCCCTGGCCTCGGTGGAGGTGGTGTCCGAGGACGTCGTCGCCGACTCGGATCCCTATCCCTCCCTGCTCAACGTCTTCCACGTGCGCACCCGCGAGCACGTCATCCGGCGCGAGGTGCTCCTGGAGGAGGGCGCGGCCTATTCGTCCGCGCTCGCCTTGGAGACGGCCCGCAACCTGCGCCGCCTGGGCATCTTCGCGGTGGTGCGCGTGCTGGCCGTGCGGGGCCCCGCTCCCGGCACGGTGTCGCTGCTCATCGTCACCAAGGACCTGTGGTCGCTGCGGCTCAACCAGGACGTCCAACTGGTGGGGCCGCTCGTGCAGTCGCTCCGTCTGCAGGGCACCGAGCAGAACTTCCTCGGGCTGAACAAGAAGGTCGCGCTGGATTTCCTGCTGCGCCGGGACTCGCTGACGTTGGGCCAGAGCTACGTGGACCCGCGCCTGCTGGGCAGCCGCTGGTCGCTCACCGAGAGCGCTTCCCTCATCTTCGCGCGCTCGGGTGAGCCCGAGGGCTCCAAGGGCAGCGTGCTGGTGTCGCGGCCCTTCTTCTCGCTCTCCACGCCCTGGAGCTTCCAGGTGCAGGGCGCGTGGCGCGTGCAGCCCGTGCGCGTCTTCCGGGGCGCCGACGTGTGGCAACTGCCCTATCCCAGCGGCGGCACGGTGCCCTACGTCTATGACGCCGAGGAGCTGAGCGGCAGCTCCCTGTACCTGCGCTCCTGGGGCTCGCGCTTCAAGGTGGACGCGGGCGGTGGCGTGGGGGCCTATCACCGGCGCTACGAGGCCCCTCGGGACTCCGGGCTGGACGAGGCCCAGCGCACGTGGTTGCGCGACACGCTGCTGCCCCGCAGCGAGAACGCCACCTACGTGCTCGCCTACGCGCGCCTCTGGGACACCCGCTACGAGGTGATGCGCGATGTGGACTCCTATGCCCTCTCCGAGGACTTCCAGGTGGGCCACTACCTCACGGCCACGGCGCGCTATGCCCCCGCCTTGCTCTCCTCCGCGAGCACCTTCGCCGAGGTGGCCGTCACCGCGCGCTACCGCGCCCGCCTGGGCGATGCGCTCACCACGCTGGCCGCGGCGGCCTCGGTGCGCCAGTGGCTCGGGGGGGAGGCCCGGGGCCAGTGGACCAACCGCCGCTGGGCCGCCGAGGCGCAACAGGTGTCCCCCAAGGTGCTCGGGGGCCGCTTCGTGGCGCGGGCCCTGTTGGACTTCAACCGCGATGACCTCAACGAGCGCGTGCTGCTGCTCGGCGGCGGCAACGGTCTGCGCGGGGCCTCGCCCGAGGCGTACTCCGGCAAGCGCCTGGCGCTGCTCAACCTGGAGTACCGCACCCGGCCGCTCGTCTTCTACACGGTGCACCTGGGCGGAGTGCTCTTCTATGACGCGGGCTCCGCGTTCGACGAGGCTCCGAGCCTGGTGCACTCGGTGGGCGTGGGCCTGCGGCTGCTCTTCCCCCAGTTCAACACCTACCCGTTCCGCCTGGACTTCGGCTACGTGCTCAACGGCGATCGTCCCCCCGTGAGCGGCCGCTTCTCCTTCAGCGGCGGCCAGGTGACCGAGTTCCGGCCCGCGTTCCTCGACTCCCCGCTCTGA
- a CDS encoding response regulator translates to MPLIETLFSVTSGLNVKILLVEDNEDIREGLTDLLESEGYSVVGSGSAEEGLEQLRTGSFQLVITDYMLPGENGGWMLEQAGREQRLRDTPAVMITAHPRVKPPEGVRLVHKPLDIDDFLQLVDDFLHTTPRAAVSA, encoded by the coding sequence GTGCCGCTCATCGAGACGCTGTTCTCCGTAACGTCCGGACTCAACGTGAAGATTCTCCTGGTAGAGGACAACGAGGACATCCGCGAGGGACTGACCGATCTCCTGGAGAGCGAGGGCTATTCAGTCGTCGGCAGTGGATCGGCGGAAGAGGGACTGGAGCAACTGCGGACCGGGTCCTTCCAACTGGTCATCACCGACTACATGCTGCCGGGGGAGAATGGCGGCTGGATGTTGGAGCAGGCCGGGCGCGAGCAACGGCTTCGCGACACGCCCGCGGTGATGATCACCGCCCACCCGCGCGTCAAACCCCCGGAGGGCGTGCGTCTGGTGCACAAGCCCCTGGACATCGACGACTTCCTCCAGTTGGTGGACGACTTCCTGCACACCACGCCGCGCGCCGCCGTGAGCGCCTAA
- a CDS encoding cobalamin-binding protein: MTDRFRALLSSAPRYPQRIICMTEETTETLYRIGAGDLVVGVSGFTVRPPEARKKPRVSSFLDANFERILELKPDLVLGFSDLQADLGRELCKRGVPVYLFNQRSLAEILQTVRVVGALVGRAEPAERLADELEANLARHAEAAEHLPRRPRVFFEEWHEPLISGIRWCSELVELVGGEDVCRESRLRQDAKGRIFEPAEVARRDPEGVIASWCGRKAKREKIASRPGWERVTAVVEDQLYEVKSSLILQPGPAALSDGVDQLARIVAAIARREPLPLLRPGDLRGVPR; this comes from the coding sequence ATGACCGACCGCTTCCGGGCATTGCTCTCCTCCGCGCCGCGCTACCCCCAGCGCATCATCTGCATGACGGAGGAGACCACCGAGACGCTCTACCGGATCGGCGCGGGGGACCTGGTGGTGGGCGTCTCGGGCTTCACCGTCCGGCCCCCCGAGGCGCGCAAGAAGCCGCGCGTCAGCTCCTTCCTGGACGCCAACTTCGAGCGCATCCTCGAGCTCAAGCCGGACCTGGTGCTGGGCTTCTCCGACCTGCAGGCGGACCTGGGCCGCGAGCTGTGCAAGCGCGGGGTGCCCGTGTACCTCTTCAACCAGCGCTCGCTCGCGGAGATCCTCCAGACGGTGCGCGTGGTGGGCGCGCTCGTGGGACGCGCCGAGCCAGCCGAACGGCTCGCGGACGAGCTGGAGGCGAACCTCGCCCGGCACGCGGAGGCCGCCGAGCACCTGCCGCGCCGTCCCCGCGTCTTCTTCGAGGAGTGGCACGAACCGCTCATCTCCGGCATCCGCTGGTGCTCGGAGCTGGTGGAGCTGGTGGGCGGGGAGGACGTGTGCCGCGAGTCGCGGCTGCGCCAGGACGCCAAGGGCCGCATCTTCGAGCCCGCCGAGGTGGCCCGGCGCGACCCCGAGGGCGTCATCGCGAGCTGGTGCGGCCGCAAGGCCAAGCGCGAGAAGATCGCCTCCCGGCCGGGATGGGAGCGGGTGACGGCGGTGGTGGAGGATCAGCTCTACGAGGTGAAGAGTTCGCTCATCCTCCAGCCAGGACCGGCGGCCCTGTCGGATGGCGTGGACCAGCTCGCGCGCATCGTGGCGGCCATCGCCCGGCGCGAGCCGCTGCCCCTGTTGCGTCCGGGGGACCTGCGCGGCGTGCCGCGTTAG